The DNA sequence GACAAGATAGAAAATGCTTACCTCGCCTCAACTTCAAAAGGCAAGGATAAGggcaagaaaagaaagaaggaaaatggaGCTGTAGATATAGCCCCACAtaagaaacaacaaaaggaACCAAATTATCCGAAGGCTGTTTATTACTTCTGTAAAGCTGAAGGGCATATTAAGAAACATTACACCAACTATTACGCATGACGTACAAAGAAAGGGTTGCTTGAGTTGCCGAAAGCCAAATGATGTTGAAAGATACATCTATGTGGGTAATGGCAAGGTGGTTCAAGTATAGGCAATaggaaaatttatattattgttgaaaatcgGATTTTACTTGGATCTTGATGACACATTTGTTGTACCTTCTTCTAGATGAACTGTGATTTCTGTTTCTAATTTGGACAAATTTGGTTATTCTTGTTCATTTGGAGGTGGAAACTTTAGCTTATTTTTTGATTCAATATTGATTGGTTCTTATTCTTTATCTGCTTacaataatctttttatttttattttcacattaTAATTCTATTATGATTTGATCTCACTAAAGTTCAAGGAGGACCAATTAGAAATAGGATAGATCTACATATAGCCAATGTGGTGATTGTTGGATTTATTAATCCAATATTGTTGGATCTTTAATCCAACGTTGGGCTTATATGTAGAATAATTACGTATCATGGATTATAGAACTTTAGGTCCAATAAAgtcataaaataaagtttcaGTATTTTGGgtcttaaaatatcttataggATGTGGGCCTTTAATGTGTAGAGATTAATAGTAATTTCAGTTTTAGTGAAGAGTTATAATTGAAATgcctattttatatatatatatatatatatatatatgttatgatCCTCAGATCATACGGTACTTCAAATTATCTTCTGGTATCCCATTAtcagagagaaaagaaactaAAGGAAACTATGTGAAATCGTGTTAAATTTGGAAGATTGCTGAGACGATTCCATTGAGGTTTCTAAGACTATGGATTCAGGTACGCTTCCATATTTACGCTTGTCGTATATTTTGATGATTCAGCATGATCGATTCTAGaattaatattgattattgTTTCATTATGaagtatttcaaatataacattaaaCTCACATAATAACAAGATCACGAgttcaatttttatcaaaatagtGTTAGTCTTatctttccattttttttaacttgtttcctcgttaaaattgcaatttaattaattatttggctAATTCTTCTACCCAAATGAAGTATTGTTACTTCTCATTGTTGCAcgagtatttatttttgaaatagtagGGAAGAAAGATAAGGcagatgaaataaataaaagtaataatatatttatactaatatatgagaaaatacttttttctctcacaaaTAGTGGTTATGACAATGCAAcaccaattttattgttatgacAATAATACCTCTAAGTtggtgttttttgtttttccttttgtctCTTTCGttctttttgaaaatgtgatgtgttgatttatatatatattttattattcataatacattttaaagtatgaaatattatttcttatatgcCCGTAGGGACGATGTGCCTTATGGCTagtggaaaaaaaaagttactttATCTATCCCATAACAAAAACGGATGAAATAGGcaaacttacaaaattagtCCTATATGTATGGGGGGTTGGCAAAATTGGTCCCTTAACTATGAGACTGACAATGTTAGTCctttatgttttaaatttatagcaaTTTTGGTCTTTCTTGCCAAAAGTAActgaaaattaacaaatcaaattggcGCTTAGAgttttgacaataaatagaaCATTACTTACACAGTCAACATCCTATGTGGACGCTGACATGGCAAAGAATGGTGCACCACCAGGTCCACCACCCATCATCACCTCATAGCCAGTcgcttgaattttttttctggtgCATCCTGGCCACACGTACCACCATTGAACTCGCCATGTGACGTTGATTTCAACCATATAGTATTTGTTTCAATCGGAGTTCAAACACTCCCCCAATTACTGATTATAGTCTTGCCCTATAACctagatttattttctctctcttcttgatCCGCCGTAGTTCGATCTACCCATTGTTCGAGACCACCGATGAGTTGATTGCACCCAGGCCCATCCATTTTCGTCCACTATCCGGCCAGTTCTCTCTGTTTTCATTTTCGCCACCCCGCCTGCCACTAATTTTTCTGTCATATCTCCGCCAACACCCATGTGTGTGCATCCCCATGGCGTAGACATCCCTTCGATCAGTTTCTGTCAACGAAACCATCCCCGTTACGGTCTCCTCATCGATTGACTTctcttatatgttttaatttaataacaattttaatcattCCAGCCAAAATTAGattggtaaaaataaatttagctcTTAATAGTGTACAAGTATGTCGTACCCCTTAACAACACCTGTCAAGAAACATTAGAAAAGTTTGAACCTTCTACTTAGAACAATGCaggaaaatttaataaaaaacatgacaaacataatatatatctgGAAAATTGTGCAACAGCACCACAATATAACATCACAAACCAAtccaaaaaatagattttttactAACAATCTGTCCATGAGTCGAGGatgtaaatatcaatatcatagttaaaagcaagaaaaataagtaaaaattttattgtaacaaagagaagaagaaagatgaatGATTAACATAATCCTAAAATGTGGCCAAATACGTATATTTCTGAGtcatattttctaataaaatactCCACAACTGAACTGGGTTTGAATTCTCCCACTCCTTTGTTGAAGCTTGTAGGAGTCTTTCAACTTTTCATggttttttctgtttttttttttttagccaCTTACCATGGGGTAGAAAGGTAAATTGATCACTTCTGATAGGGGGtgttttgacattttttagaATCAGAAATACtaggtgtaatttttcaaaattgagttgttaaataaattaaactgcaattaaactaaaaacaaaattaatgacctaatatatatataaattaaaaacttgtacataaatataattaaataaaaaaaatccttctCGAAAGTCATTTGCGATTACTTGTAAACCAAAGTGATACCAATAACAAAATTGGATactaattgaattatttataattatttaagcaCTAAAATGATATCAACGATAAAACTCAAGtatgaatatgaattttactCATTATTTTTGTGGAGAAATTTGGTATCATCTAATACTCGCTTGAGTCAAAAATGACTTCTCACTTACATACTTCAACAAAAGGCAAAGAATTACAACATTTTAAAGCCAAAAAAGTGTGAAATATTGTCAAAAGAATACCACAAAATTCTGATGATTGAATTCAATATACTGATTTCTGtactgttttttttctttttctctgtaCAGTTTGTACTGCCCACTAACAAAAGTTCAATTCTTGgcctaaattacaaaatcaatttgACCTTTTAATGTAGTTGAATCCCATAGATGAATCAACGCAATCTACCTTATCTCTACACAGATTCATCAGCTTTAATAACTCAGTCACCTTCTCCTTTGTTCTTTCACCACTCCCAATTTGCAAGACTACCAATAGCTTCTGGAAAGCCCCAAGTTGCATTGCCTCAACCAGGGCACTCTCATTTTCTCCCAAGCAAAGCTTCCAAAGACTCGAAATAGAGAATTCCGTGGCCGTGTCCGACACACGTAGGATCTTTTTAACTAGCAATGGGACGGTTAGCGCGTTCTCATACGCGTTTTCCCTCCCTTCTTCCAAGCTGCAAATACTGTCCATGACAACTAACGCTTTCTCACAGACGCTTTTGTCACCGTCGacaagaatttcaagaatcaaatGGATTAGCCCCATTCGGATAAACCTCAACGCGATTTCGCCCCTCGTCCCTATAGATGACTTGATCATCTTGTAAATTATCACTAGGCTTGCCTTGGTAGCTTTAGGACAAATTGGGACTTTGACAGTGTGAAACAATGTTTCTTCTATGTCCTCAATTCCCATTAGGCCATCAACACAGGCCTCATCGGCAGAAATGAGTTCCTTCAACACGCAAATCGCGTTTTGTCTTGAGGAAAGatcattttcacttttcaaaaACCACACCATGCAACGTAGAGAGACTGCAGATTTCAACTTGGAAATGCCTTCTTCGTCTAGTGGGAACGTCCATGTCAATGCAGCCAAGATTTCTTTCAGCAGATTCACGTGTGTATCGACTGAAAAACGTGCAAAAGACTCGAATGAATCTGCCAATGCGGAGCCAATCCGGTTGCCAACAATGCAACGCCTGTTGCGTTCACTCTCCTTAGCCAAATTCTTGATCTTCCCTACCAATTCTTGGCACTTTCTTGCATCTCCAAGTCGTGCAGCCGCCACGATTCTTGAACGAATATCGGTAACCTCATAAGGGGTGACTGGAATGCGAGGTGTTGGAATCCTTTCAACTCCACAAGACTTGTTCTCAACGCACCAATCTTGGATCATCTTTCTTATGGAATGATTTGGGATCTGATCAAAGTTTCTCAAGACTTGGTTGGTGACGGGGCACGTTATGTTCCCGGCATCTATCCACTTCTCGATACTCTCCCTATCGTACGTGATCCCAGTCGACAACGTGACCGGATCTTTCATCAAGTCAAGTGATATCGGACACCTAAAATGTGTAGGAACTGTGAGCTCCATATCTTGATTGATCCCTTTAAAAACCTCAGTTTTTCCAGCTCCACCGCGGCCGCCCCTCCTCCGCCTCCACAAGAAAGTCATTACGACGAACCACAAA is a window from the Sesamum indicum cultivar Zhongzhi No. 13 linkage group LG15, S_indicum_v1.0, whole genome shotgun sequence genome containing:
- the LOC105178214 gene encoding U-box domain-containing protein 21-like produces the protein MTFLWRRRRGGRGGAGKTEVFKGINQDMELTVPTHFRCPISLDLMKDPVTLSTGITYDRESIEKWIDAGNITCPVTNQVLRNFDQIPNHSIRKMIQDWCVENKSCGVERIPTPRIPVTPYEVTDIRSRIVAAARLGDARKCQELVGKIKNLAKESERNRRCIVGNRIGSALADSFESFARFSVDTHVNLLKEILAALTWTFPLDEEGISKLKSAVSLRCMVWFLKSENDLSSRQNAICVLKELISADEACVDGLMGIEDIEETLFHTVKVPICPKATKASLVIIYKMIKSSIGTRGEIALRFIRMGLIHLILEILVDGDKSVCEKALVVMDSICSLEEGRENAYENALTVPLLVKKILRVSDTATEFSISSLWKLCLGENESALVEAMQLGAFQKLLVVLQIGSGERTKEKVTELLKLMNLCRDKVDCVDSSMGFNYIKRSN